The Motacilla alba alba isolate MOTALB_02 chromosome 13, Motacilla_alba_V1.0_pri, whole genome shotgun sequence sequence AGCGGTAGGACGGGAGGTGCTCGATGTCTGCTTTGGTGAGTCCCCGTGGCTTGGCCTCTCCCAGCCGCTCGGCCAAGTTCAGCAGTGCCTAGAGGGAGATGCAGAGGCCGGCTCAGCTCAcctcctgctctggcacagcaccCCTCCAGGCTtctccctcccagcagagcaatCAGCAAacccccccagctctcccatcaCTGTGAGGAAGCCAAGCAGACTCACCTCGTAATTCTCCATCTCCACATCATCCACGTCCAGGTCTAAGCTGATCGTGGGGCCCACGGCCGTTGGCGACACAGGAAGCATAGAACTGGGGGGGAAGGACAGGGCAGTCAGCATGGGGCCGCAAACCCCAACGTCCACCCTGGCACCCCCTGGGGGCagagccccctgtgccaacACAATGCCGCTGTGGCCCCCCATCcacagtgccacccctgccctaGACATCCTCGAATATCCCCAGCAGTACTCACAGGAAATAGGGCAGGAAGCTCGGATAGTACGGAGGAGGCGGCGGAGGGGGCGGCGGTGGGGGCAGCGCCTGTTGCAGCCGGTACCGCTGGGTGTTCAGCCGCCGGGGCATCATGTGGGGGTatggctgcagggagagatgggGCACTCAGAGTCATGCCAGCCCCCACAGCGTCCCCAACCCCTCCCCAGGACGGGGACTCACCACGCCAAATGGCAGTTCTTGGTGCAGCGGGTCGTGGGGGAGGTAATGCAGCGGCATGGAGGGCGACAGCGTGGGAGCGTGGTGAGACGGAGGGTACGTGAAGCCTGCGATGGGGTGCTGCTCCCCTCGCAGGTCCACGTCATTGTCTATCctctgcagaggctgtgggGAAAGAGTTAGGCTGGGAGGAGCATCCCAAATTACACCTCCCCGACGCTATGAAGACAGAGGCACCCTGGGCACCCTGCCCACCACCCCCAGCTTAGACCCACAGGGACTGCAGAAGGACAAGACCCCAAGGTGCTGGGTGCATCacgtccccagcctgtccctccACCCCAACTCACCATACGTGGATGCTGGGCTTGGAGAGGTACGAACTGCCCCAGGGGGGCCATGTGGGGCGGCTGGTGGGGGGGCACTGGTGGCGGGGGCGGGTGCAGGATGTAATGGTCGCTGGAGATGATGGGGGGGAATGTCTGGTAGGAGACGGGAAGTTGTTGCATGGCACATGCCTGaatcagctgcagggagagacagagagaaaaacaagggtCAGGTacccctgccccctccccagagcctccaAAAGACCCCGTGCTCCCAGAAACTTGCACTACAGTGGGTGTGGGTACCCACACGACCTCTGGGCACTCACggcccaggctgtccccaggcgTCCCCCGCTGTGACTCACCGGGggtgggaggcagcagagcGGGTAGTGCTGTCCGCTGAACATCACTGAGcatgctgggagctgctgggtgctgcaccCAGGGATGTGCTGGCCGGCGTGGATGGGGAAGCCTTGCGTCGTTACGGTGGTAACCGTGTAGGAGAGAGGGACAGGTCCCTGGTGCACCTAAGGACAAGGTGATAGCAGAGCGCTGGGCACTCAGCACTGGCACAAAACACCtggcactcccatcctgctggtGTGGCCAGAGGAACGGGCTGAGTGAGGGCTCAACTTGAGGGAGTTTTGAGCCCTTCTTTCCTCCACAAAGACAGGCTGACACAGCTTCCAACACATCACCAATCCATCACCATTGATTATGATGACAGTTGGCACATGGGGACTGTGGGACTGTGTCACTACAAGGGGActgtgcccagcccctgggagcagggaccaCCCTGGACATACCCAGAAGGCAGAGGGACCCCAAGATTTAAATCTTAGAGAATCAGAGCAccagcaggctcagggctgggtgATCCCAGCAGCAAGTGGCCAGAGGGGACCCAAGGACGTGTCACCACTCCAGACAACAGCCCGAGGAACACCACAGGATGACATTTAGGAGTGGAgtgggggctgcagcacctACCTGGTCATGCAGATCCACCATGAATGGGTTCTGGTGGGGTGGGTGAGCGGCTGGGTGAAGCATTCGTGGCGGCGTGCTGGGAAGAGCGTAGGCGCGGGGCTCATCTACAGGGATGTGCGgctgctgggggaaggcagGGTGCACCTGGGGCTCATCCTGGCCCAGCAGGGTTGCCAGAGGTCGATCGCGTCGTCCCCACTGACGcctggcagaggggctgtggggccagcgcaggagagaaacagagcaggagTGACCCCCCAGGCCAGAGGGgcaccacagccccaggcaggatGGCTACAGGAGGATCAGTGCCAGCCCAGTGCCCAGGGTGAGATGCTCAGGGCATTGTGCCAGGCCACATCGGGCTGGACAGCTCCAGAACCAGCTTCTCCGCTCACCCTGCAAGTGCCCTCTCCGTGTCCGCAGCACAAAAAGGACCCCTGCTCCCCGAGGACCCCTCATTTGGGCCAGGTGGATGTGCTTCCCTGTCAACGTCCCCCCAAGCCCCACTGGGAGCCGGTGCCTTGCCCTGGCAGGACCAGAGAACCGGCCCCACGACCCCACGTGCCACAGGGGACGGGGCTCCACACCACCCTGCAGCCCGTACCTTCGCCGGAGGTGGTcggggctgctgcagggtccCCCCGAGAAACGGCGCTGGGCAAAAGGGGCAGAGGGCGGCCGCCTATTCACTGCCAGTTCCCATGGTCGCATTGGTGACGTCGGGAGGCGGATGGGCACACGGGACCTcaggctccaggcagggcaAGACAGCAGCACCTTGAACTCTGCAAGAGGGACAGCGGGTCATGGCACTGTCCCGCCACcactcaggctgctgctccatcctcacAAGGATGGGGGTGCTGACAGCTGGAGCTCTTGCTGCTCCTCCACCTAGAGCTGCACCCACCCCATCTCCTGGGGCTGGATATGGCCCTGAGAGGGGCTAGGAAGAGCCTGTCCCCAACTCCCTTGTTACTGTTCCTCCACTTCATGGCCAGAGTCACCTCCCATGCAcaacacagagagagagacagaaagagagagagaaagacttATTTTTGgcacagaggaaagaaagtgATGAAGagccctgtggctgtggcagcatCCCAGCCTGCTCACCGGCCAACAGGGAGCCTAAGCATGGCATGGGGAGTTTCCAGCAGGTCTCTGATGCTGCTCTGGAGGGTGCTCTTTGttgctgagctcctgcacaTTCTACTCTGGAGTGACACTGCTACCCCAGGAGCGGCGCAAGggctggtggtggcagcagggctcatGGCCCTTCTGTCAACTCCCTGCTGCAAACAGGGTGCAGCCACAGATCCCCACAGAGCAGGGGACAAGCATGAGCTGTGCTGAAGCcagggaggcagctctgctcccacagatACTCCCCAAGGCAGTGGGACAGTGggagcactgccctggccctgccccatCTCCCCTCCTGCACCCAGCCCGACTGGTGCTCCTGCACCAGAGGCCCTTCCCAGAACACAGCTCgacccctcagccccagcaaaGCCTGGCACTGCACAGAGGAGACATCTGCATTTGGGGCTGGgcttccccaggctctgctttcccaggTCCCAAAACGGCCTTCCTTGGCTCCGTGTGTATCCAAGATCCTCCCTGGGTACCCTTCCATTGCCCAGCTTCCTTCAGCTTCCACAGCATCAGGCCAGCACACGGCAGGAGCCATGGCTTGGCACCACAGCCCACACGCCCCTAAATCCAGCTCACTGCAGGCTGGTGAGGTGCCCCCCAACCTTCTTcagctccacctcctcctcaggGCCCATGGCAAAGACACACCCGGGACAGGAAAGACACCCCGGGGACCTGGAGCCCGGGGAATGCTGCTCAGCAGGGGGATCTCATCCCAGCAGAGAGAAGCTGCAATGTCACTTCTGGGTGATGGGTATCAACAACCACTGGGACAAGTCCTGTGCCACACACACGTCTCTTCTTAACCTCACCTTCATCTTCCACACTACTGTGGAAGCTGAAAGcaaatttctctctttgttttggttggaaaaaggaagaagaaaagcaaaagccacaagCTGAGCCCTCCCAGAA is a genomic window containing:
- the RNF44 gene encoding RING finger protein 44 isoform X1 — encoded protein: MKLHEDVAWLPETEFKVLLSCPAWSLRSRVPIRLPTSPMRPWELAVNRRPPSAPFAQRRFSGGPCSSPDHLRRSPSARRQWGRRDRPLATLLGQDEPQVHPAFPQQPHIPVDEPRAYALPSTPPRMLHPAAHPPHQNPFMVDLHDQVHQGPVPLSYTVTTVTTQGFPIHAGQHIPGCSTQQLPACSVMFSGQHYPLCCLPPPLIQACAMQQLPVSYQTFPPIISSDHYILHPPPPPVPPHQPPHMAPLGQFVPLQAQHPRMPLQRIDNDVDLRGEQHPIAGFTYPPSHHAPTLSPSMPLHYLPHDPLHQELPFGVPYPHMMPRRLNTQRYRLQQALPPPPPPPPPPPYYPSFLPYFLSMLPVSPTAVGPTISLDLDVDDVEMENYEALLNLAERLGEAKPRGLTKADIEHLPSYRFNPESHQSEQTLCVVCFSDFEARQLLRVLPCNHEFHAKCVDKWLKANRTCPICRADASEVQREAD
- the RNF44 gene encoding RING finger protein 44 isoform X2 translates to MLHPAAHPPHQNPFMVDLHDQVHQGPVPLSYTVTTVTTQGFPIHAGQHIPGCSTQQLPACSVMFSGQHYPLCCLPPPLIQACAMQQLPVSYQTFPPIISSDHYILHPPPPPVPPHQPPHMAPLGQFVPLQAQHPRMPLQRIDNDVDLRGEQHPIAGFTYPPSHHAPTLSPSMPLHYLPHDPLHQELPFGVPYPHMMPRRLNTQRYRLQQALPPPPPPPPPPPYYPSFLPYFLSMLPVSPTAVGPTISLDLDVDDVEMENYEALLNLAERLGEAKPRGLTKADIEHLPSYRFNPESHQSEQTLCVVCFSDFEARQLLRVLPCNHEFHAKCVDKWLKANRTCPICRADASEVQREAD
- the RNF44 gene encoding RING finger protein 44 isoform X3, which translates into the protein MRPWELAVNRRPPSAPFAQRRFSGGPCSSPDHLRRSPSARRQWGRRDRPLATLLGQDEPQVHPAFPQQPHIPVDEPRAYALPSTPPRMLHPAAHPPHQNPFMVDLHDQVHQGPVPLSYTVTTVTTQGFPIHAGQHIPGCSTQQLPACSVMFSGQHYPLCCLPPPLIQACAMQQLPVSYQTFPPIISSDHYILHPPPPPVPPHQPPHMAPLGQFVPLQAQHPRMPLQRIDNDVDLRGEQHPIAGFTYPPSHHAPTLSPSMPLHYLPHDPLHQELPFGVPYPHMMPRRLNTQRYRLQQALPPPPPPPPPPPYYPSFLPYFLSMLPVSPTAVGPTISLDLDVDDVEMENYEALLNLAERLGEAKPRGLTKADIEHLPSYRFNPESHQSEQTLCVVCFSDFEARQLLRVLPCNHEFHAKCVDKWLKANRTCPICRADASEVQREAD